One segment of Rickettsiales bacterium Ac37b DNA contains the following:
- the mrcA gene encoding Penicillin-binding protein 1A, translating to MLNYLSHIFKRIILLFIILVFSGIIGVSSGLMYFGRELPDYQQLSEYNPSLVTRLYSYNNKLLAEYAIEHRIFTPIDEIPDYVINAFIAAEDKNFYDHPGVDITSIARAFIQNLANVNQNKGLVGGSTITQQVIKNFLLTNEKSLTRKIKEAILSFRISKVYSKKRVLELYLNQIYLGNGSYGVASAALNYFNKTLSELTIEEVAFIAAMPKAPSNYDPRKNYERAKIRRDWVIDRMLEDGYLSEEEARKSIAKPIVLNARDKRQIVQADFFAEEIRKTLTSLYGTKILYEGGLTVKTTLHPQLQVFAEQAFKIGIINYDQRHGYRGPLKHLDTIDNWLVKLKEVELEKNLYPWTVAVVLGFKAGYAILGMSDGTNTTMLPLKEMMWAKAGIVKPSDLLKIGDIIVVEKYSNHNTATLRQIPEVNGGIVVLEPVTGRILAMVGGFNYDQSKFNRVTQAKRQSGSAFKPFAYLAALESGFTPDSIILDGPIELSQGPGLPMWRPKNYTGDFLGPTTLRVGLEKSRNTMTVRLAQILGIKKLVEITKRFGIEENPTSNFSLVLGAGETTLLNITNAYAMIANGGKRIKPYMIEYIQDKLGKTIYRHDDSTCEMCYIEDSNAFNIIPPEVKEEHEFVTDPRTAYQMISLLEGVIQNGTGRGAKKLGKIVAGKTGTTNDSKDVWFIGFSPGLVVGTYLGYDQPKSLGSRETGATSALPIFVNFMENALKDQENKPFIIPEGIKLVKIHNESSDSTNTEIYEAYKVGTEPNDSLNNQGTTYSPSIMEGTGGIY from the coding sequence ATGTTAAATTATTTAAGTCATATATTTAAGCGTATTATTTTATTGTTTATAATACTAGTGTTTTCTGGTATTATAGGAGTATCGAGTGGCTTAATGTATTTTGGTAGGGAATTACCCGATTATCAACAATTATCTGAGTATAACCCTTCTCTTGTAACACGTTTATATTCTTATAATAATAAATTACTTGCAGAATATGCCATAGAGCATAGAATTTTTACTCCTATTGATGAAATACCAGATTATGTAATTAATGCTTTTATTGCGGCTGAAGATAAAAATTTTTATGATCATCCTGGGGTGGATATTACAAGTATTGCAAGAGCTTTTATCCAAAATCTTGCTAATGTAAATCAAAATAAAGGACTCGTAGGAGGTTCTACTATTACGCAACAAGTGATTAAAAATTTTTTATTAACAAATGAAAAATCTTTAACTAGAAAAATTAAAGAAGCAATTTTATCTTTTAGAATTAGTAAAGTGTATTCTAAGAAAAGGGTACTAGAGTTATACCTAAATCAAATTTATTTGGGAAATGGGTCGTATGGGGTAGCTTCTGCCGCATTAAATTATTTTAATAAAACTTTATCTGAATTAACAATAGAAGAGGTAGCTTTTATTGCTGCTATGCCTAAGGCGCCTAGTAATTATGATCCTCGTAAAAATTATGAGAGAGCTAAAATTAGGCGTGATTGGGTAATTGATAGGATGCTAGAAGATGGATATTTATCAGAAGAAGAAGCTCGCAAATCTATTGCGAAGCCTATTGTTCTTAATGCAAGAGATAAAAGACAGATAGTACAGGCTGATTTTTTTGCTGAAGAAATACGTAAAACACTTACTAGCTTGTATGGCACAAAAATTTTATACGAAGGAGGGCTAACAGTAAAAACTACATTACATCCTCAATTGCAAGTTTTTGCTGAGCAAGCGTTTAAAATTGGTATAATTAATTATGATCAGCGTCATGGATACCGTGGGCCTTTAAAACATCTAGATACTATTGATAATTGGCTAGTAAAATTAAAGGAGGTAGAGTTAGAAAAAAACTTGTACCCGTGGACAGTTGCAGTTGTATTAGGTTTTAAAGCTGGTTACGCTATTTTAGGAATGAGTGATGGTACAAATACCACGATGTTACCTCTAAAAGAGATGATGTGGGCAAAAGCTGGAATTGTCAAACCTTCAGACTTATTAAAAATCGGTGATATTATAGTGGTAGAAAAGTATAGCAATCATAATACGGCTACATTGCGTCAAATACCTGAAGTGAATGGTGGAATAGTTGTATTGGAGCCGGTCACAGGTAGAATATTAGCTATGGTAGGTGGTTTTAATTATGATCAAAGTAAATTTAATCGTGTAACGCAGGCAAAAAGACAATCTGGATCAGCATTTAAACCATTTGCATATTTAGCAGCGCTTGAAAGTGGATTTACACCAGATAGTATTATACTAGACGGTCCTATAGAGTTGTCGCAGGGACCAGGATTGCCTATGTGGCGTCCTAAAAATTATACTGGAGATTTTCTTGGTCCTACTACGCTGAGAGTAGGGTTAGAAAAATCTAGAAATACTATGACTGTACGTCTTGCTCAAATCTTAGGTATAAAGAAATTAGTAGAAATAACTAAGAGATTTGGTATAGAGGAGAATCCTACTTCTAATTTTTCATTAGTACTTGGAGCAGGTGAAACTACATTGTTAAATATTACAAATGCTTATGCAATGATAGCTAACGGGGGTAAACGTATAAAACCTTATATGATTGAATATATTCAAGATAAATTAGGTAAAACCATATATAGGCATGATGATAGTACATGTGAAATGTGTTATATAGAAGATAGTAATGCATTTAACATTATTCCTCCAGAAGTTAAAGAAGAGCATGAATTTGTAACAGATCCGCGTACTGCTTATCAAATGATTTCACTACTTGAAGGTGTAATACAAAATGGCACGGGGAGAGGGGCAAAGAAATTAGGTAAAATTGTTGCCGGTAAAACAGGTACTACTAATGATAGTAAGGATGTTTGGTTTATAGGTTTTTCACCTGGTTTAGTGGTAGGTACTTATTTGGGATATGATCAGCCTAAGAGTTTGGGTAGTAGAGAAACGGGGGCAACTAGTGCCTTACCAATTTTTGTAAATTTTATGGAAAATGCCTTAAAGGATCAGGAAAATAAGCCTTTTATTATACCAGAAGGAATAAAATTAGTCAAAATACATAACGAGAGTAGTGATTCTACGAATACTGAAATATATGAAGCATATAAGGTTGGCACAGAACCAAATGATTCTTTAAACAATCAAGGAACAACTTATAGTCCTTCTATTATGGAGGGAACTGGAGGTATTTATTAA
- a CDS encoding colanic acid biosynthesis glycosyltransferase WcaL — protein sequence MKILNIMFQKYLGGIEQAFLDYNIALKHQDFEVLPVIHPKALVKPYLDIPYKSIYNWSKYDFKAILALRNLINKYKPDAIITHGGRAANLVKRITTRPHWFAVSHNYNFKPLLRADSIIVLTQDMHNKLYATLDAPSKAIYILPNMIEIGSTKFTKPKFRTPPIIGLMSRLSDEKSIDIFLQALHSIKLKNIPFKAKIAGEGKSKNLLQKIIINLGLENYVTLIGWVDNKEEFYKSIDIFCLTSSEESFGIVILEAFKYSKPSVLTMTPGALDIATHNIDALLAPIGDYNQIAEFLIQLIAKREQAEHLAQSAFTRVQDYSLPNISLQLKLIIKNHKQHIY from the coding sequence ATGAAAATTCTCAATATAATGTTTCAAAAATATCTAGGTGGTATTGAACAAGCTTTTCTTGATTATAATATAGCCCTAAAACATCAAGACTTTGAAGTGCTACCGGTAATTCATCCTAAGGCGCTCGTTAAACCTTATTTAGATATTCCTTATAAGAGTATCTATAATTGGAGTAAATACGATTTTAAAGCTATATTAGCATTACGTAATTTGATAAATAAATATAAGCCTGATGCAATAATTACACATGGAGGTAGGGCCGCTAATCTAGTTAAAAGAATAACAACACGTCCTCATTGGTTTGCTGTAAGCCATAATTATAATTTTAAACCTTTGTTAAGAGCAGATTCTATCATCGTATTAACACAGGATATGCATAATAAATTATATGCTACTTTAGATGCACCATCAAAAGCTATATACATCTTACCTAATATGATTGAGATTGGATCTACTAAATTTACAAAACCAAAATTTAGAACACCACCCATTATAGGATTAATGAGTAGATTATCGGATGAAAAAAGTATAGATATTTTTTTACAAGCCTTACATTCAATAAAATTGAAAAATATACCCTTTAAAGCAAAAATTGCAGGAGAGGGCAAAAGTAAAAATTTGCTCCAAAAAATTATCATAAATTTAGGGCTTGAGAATTATGTAACATTAATTGGATGGGTTGATAATAAAGAAGAATTTTATAAATCTATAGATATATTTTGTCTAACATCTTCGGAAGAAAGTTTTGGTATAGTAATCCTAGAAGCATTTAAATATAGTAAACCATCAGTGCTTACCATGACGCCCGGCGCTCTGGATATAGCTACACATAATATAGATGCTTTGTTAGCACCAATCGGTGATTACAACCAAATAGCAGAATTCTTAATACAATTAATAGCTAAGCGTGAGCAGGCCGAACATTTAGCTCAATCCGCCTTTACAAGAGTGCAAGATTATTCACTTCCAAATATATCTCTTCAATTAAAGTTAATTATAAAAAATCATAAGCAACATATATATTAA
- the tag gene encoding DNA-3-methyladenine glycosylase 1, whose translation MNSENKKRCIWVPINNPQYIDYHDQEWGVPVYNDNKHFEMLILEGAQAGLSWETVLNKRENYYQAFKQFIPEEVASMMDQELEFLLCNPGIIRNRLKVFSARKNAQVFLDIQKEFGSYNDYIWQFVQGKPLINYPSSLKNIPTRSLESDLISKDLKKRGMSFVGTTIIYAYMQAVGLVNDHMVGCFLCNRK comes from the coding sequence ATGAATAGCGAGAATAAAAAACGGTGTATCTGGGTTCCTATTAATAATCCTCAATATATTGATTACCATGATCAAGAATGGGGAGTACCAGTGTATAATGATAATAAGCACTTTGAAATGCTTATACTTGAAGGGGCTCAAGCAGGTTTAAGTTGGGAAACTGTTTTAAACAAAAGAGAAAATTATTATCAAGCCTTCAAGCAGTTTATACCTGAAGAGGTAGCAAGCATGATGGATCAGGAATTAGAATTTCTGTTATGTAATCCTGGTATAATTCGTAATAGACTTAAAGTATTCTCTGCTCGTAAAAATGCTCAGGTATTTTTAGATATTCAAAAGGAATTTGGCTCTTACAATGATTATATTTGGCAGTTTGTTCAAGGTAAACCTCTGATCAATTATCCCTCTTCGCTAAAGAATATACCTACACGTAGTTTAGAATCGGATCTAATTTCTAAAGACTTAAAAAAACGTGGTATGAGTTTTGTAGGTACGACCATAATATACGCATACATGCAAGCAGTTGGGCTTGTAAATGACCATATGGTAGGTTGTTTCCTATGTAATAGGAAATAG
- the purA gene encoding Adenylosuccinate synthetase — MSNVIVIGSQWGDEGKGKIVDWLSERADIVVRFQGGHNAGHTLVVDNKVFKLSLLPSGIIRPNKLSIIGNGVVIDPSALLSEITLLKSQGIEISPKNLIVAENAPIILNLHKNADQVIEQERGMNKIGTTGRGIGPAYEDKIGRRAIRICDLFDLHSLSEYVDHLLIFHNALRRGFSTDTIDKVSIMQELKEIRDQLIPFIQPVWKILNAAQNSRKAILFEGAQGVMLDVDHGTYPYVTSSSTVAGQAFIGSGIGFNKATYVLGITKAYTTRVGSGPLPTEQNNEIGTLLGTIGKEFGTVTGRKRRCGWFDATLVKQAAKISGIDGIALTKLDVLDGMDKVKIAIGYKYNGQLYDYLPASRAIQAQVQPIYEELPGWDSNTQGARSFKDLPANAIKYIRRIEELIEVPMSILSTSPEREDTILVRDPFMI; from the coding sequence GTGTCAAATGTAATAGTGATAGGATCCCAGTGGGGTGACGAAGGTAAAGGTAAAATTGTTGATTGGCTTTCTGAACGTGCTGATATTGTTGTAAGATTTCAAGGTGGACATAATGCTGGTCATACATTAGTTGTTGATAATAAGGTATTTAAATTAAGCTTATTACCTTCTGGTATTATTAGACCTAATAAATTGTCTATCATAGGTAACGGTGTGGTAATAGATCCTAGTGCATTACTTTCTGAAATAACACTGCTTAAAAGCCAAGGCATAGAGATTTCTCCAAAAAATTTAATTGTTGCTGAAAATGCTCCTATCATACTCAATTTACATAAAAATGCTGATCAAGTTATTGAGCAAGAACGTGGTATGAATAAAATTGGTACCACAGGGCGTGGTATTGGTCCTGCATATGAAGATAAAATAGGTAGGCGAGCTATAAGAATATGTGACTTATTTGATCTGCATTCTTTAAGTGAATATGTGGATCACTTACTTATATTTCATAATGCATTGCGACGAGGATTTAGTACTGATACTATTGATAAAGTTTCTATCATGCAGGAATTAAAAGAGATACGTGATCAATTAATTCCATTTATTCAGCCAGTATGGAAAATACTTAATGCAGCGCAAAATAGCAGAAAAGCTATTTTATTTGAAGGTGCGCAAGGAGTTATGCTAGACGTAGATCATGGAACTTATCCTTATGTGACGTCTTCGTCAACTGTAGCAGGACAGGCCTTTATTGGCTCTGGTATAGGGTTTAATAAGGCTACTTATGTACTGGGTATTACTAAAGCATATACTACACGCGTGGGTAGTGGGCCTTTGCCCACAGAACAAAACAATGAAATTGGAACATTACTTGGTACTATAGGGAAAGAGTTTGGTACTGTCACCGGTAGAAAACGTAGATGCGGATGGTTTGATGCAACGTTAGTAAAACAAGCTGCTAAAATTTCTGGTATAGATGGTATTGCTCTGACAAAACTAGATGTGTTAGATGGTATGGATAAAGTTAAGATAGCTATAGGCTATAAATATAATGGCCAGCTTTATGACTATTTACCTGCATCAAGAGCTATACAGGCACAAGTACAACCTATATATGAAGAATTGCCAGGCTGGGATTCTAATACTCAAGGAGCTCGTAGTTTTAAAGATTTACCAGCTAATGCAATAAAATATATTAGGCGTATAGAAGAATTAATAGAGGTACCCATGTCCATATTATCTACAAGTCCGGAACGTGAAGACACTATATTAGTACGTGATCCATTTATGATATAG
- the tldD gene encoding protease TldD: MSLNYQSPISFCEYHNLNEETVKTIVTDALLNSDDGELFLEYTQKELFSFDDGKLHNSTYTISSGFGLRSTIGDSTSYAYANKVNLNSLTQAAKIVHSNSNLHTNIDNTITLKQNSILYPQLNPIETKDFNSKIKLLQYIDSYLRQNPYVKQVSISLLGEWQNIEIIKLGGFKVLDIRPLVRLNISVIVEKNGKMERGFYGAGGRVEYHDLFVKEQWQYYANEALRQALVNLEAVPSPAGEMQIILGAGWPGILLHEAIGHGLEGDFNRKKVSSFSELQGKQIAAQNVTVVDDGTILNRRGSLNIDDEGTPTQKTTLISNGILESYMLDRMNARLMNKTSTGNGRRASFVHQPFPRMTNTYMLPGNVSKENIISSVKKGLYAVNFSGGQVDITSGKFVFSASEAYLVENGKITTPVKGATLIGNGPDVLTKIIAVGNDLQLDPGIGTCVKNGQMVPVGVGQPTLLLDKLTVGGTYKT; this comes from the coding sequence ATGTCTTTAAACTATCAGTCACCTATCTCATTTTGTGAATACCATAATCTGAATGAAGAAACTGTTAAAACAATAGTAACTGATGCCTTATTAAATAGCGATGATGGAGAATTATTTCTTGAATATACTCAAAAAGAACTATTTTCTTTCGATGATGGTAAATTACATAATTCTACATATACTATTAGCAGCGGGTTTGGATTAAGATCAACTATAGGTGATTCTACAAGTTATGCTTATGCTAATAAAGTTAATCTTAATTCTCTTACTCAGGCTGCTAAAATAGTTCATAGCAATAGTAACCTACATACCAACATAGATAATACTATAACTCTTAAACAAAATTCTATTTTATATCCTCAGCTAAATCCTATTGAAACTAAAGATTTTAATAGTAAAATTAAATTACTACAGTATATAGATAGTTATCTCAGACAAAATCCTTATGTAAAACAAGTTTCAATATCCTTACTCGGAGAATGGCAAAATATAGAAATTATTAAATTAGGTGGTTTTAAAGTTCTAGATATACGCCCTTTAGTTAGGCTGAATATTTCCGTAATTGTAGAAAAAAATGGCAAGATGGAAAGAGGATTTTATGGTGCAGGCGGCCGCGTAGAGTATCACGATTTATTTGTAAAAGAGCAATGGCAATATTATGCAAATGAAGCTTTAAGACAAGCTTTAGTGAATCTAGAAGCAGTGCCTTCACCTGCAGGAGAAATGCAAATTATACTTGGCGCAGGATGGCCTGGTATTTTATTACATGAAGCAATAGGACATGGTTTAGAAGGCGATTTTAACAGAAAAAAAGTTTCAAGCTTTTCAGAATTACAAGGTAAGCAAATTGCAGCACAAAATGTTACAGTAGTTGATGATGGTACTATCCTAAACAGAAGAGGTTCTCTAAATATTGATGATGAAGGCACTCCCACCCAAAAAACAACTTTAATTTCCAATGGTATACTAGAATCTTATATGTTAGATCGCATGAATGCACGATTAATGAATAAAACCTCGACTGGTAACGGGCGTAGAGCAAGTTTTGTTCATCAACCTTTTCCACGCATGACTAATACCTATATGCTACCTGGTAATGTTTCTAAAGAAAATATTATTAGTTCAGTTAAAAAAGGCCTATATGCTGTGAATTTTAGTGGAGGACAGGTTGATATTACGTCAGGAAAATTTGTTTTTTCTGCTTCAGAAGCATATTTAGTTGAAAACGGTAAAATTACTACACCAGTTAAAGGTGCTACATTAATAGGTAATGGACCAGATGTCCTAACTAAAATTATAGCAGTGGGTAATGATCTACAACTCGATCCAGGCATTGGTACCTGCGTTAAAAATGGACAAATGGTTCCTGTTGGAGTAGGACAACCTACATTGCTTCTAGATAAGCTTACTGTAGGTGGCACTTATAAGACCTAA